One Cellulomonas soli DNA window includes the following coding sequences:
- a CDS encoding DUF5684 domain-containing protein, with protein MEITTTDATVDGGGAVVWLVVMLVWAVLILIAGWKLYVKAGESGWVAIVPVLNTFGLLKIVKRPLWWFLMLLIPIVNVVVLVIVLSDLSKAFGRGVGMTLLLLFLTPIGYLVLGFGQAQYQLQKEPLFA; from the coding sequence ATGGAGATAACGACGACCGATGCGACGGTTGACGGTGGTGGTGCCGTCGTCTGGCTGGTGGTGATGCTCGTCTGGGCTGTCCTCATCCTGATTGCCGGATGGAAGCTCTACGTGAAGGCCGGAGAGTCCGGCTGGGTCGCGATCGTCCCGGTACTCAATACCTTCGGGCTGCTGAAGATCGTGAAGCGGCCGCTGTGGTGGTTTCTGATGCTGCTGATTCCGATCGTCAATGTCGTGGTCCTCGTGATCGTCCTCAGCGACCTGTCCAAGGCATTCGGTCGAGGGGTGGGCATGACGCTCCTCCTGCTGTTCCTGACCCCCATCGGCTATCTCGTCCTGGGGTTCGGTCAGGCGCAGTACCAGCTGCAGAAGGAGCCGCTGTTCGCCTGA